A region of [Bacteroides] pectinophilus DNA encodes the following proteins:
- a CDS encoding sugar phosphate nucleotidyltransferase produces the protein MKCLILAGGTGDTLWPLSRKNYPKQFMNIKEGRSLLQETIVRNMTFCDEFIIITNENYLNIVEGQMKAFQGLRYRVILEGKPRGTAPAIALGCMFCNQSELIFVVSADNLIEGKEYQTAILEAKEMVKKDGVIVSFGVKPYKPSSSYGYIKHKDNTIQEFVERAPIEEAAEYTYDKGYLWNSGLFVFRAGDYLNMLANCNRQMYDCCVDARRKVVAIRGVVTFPEFIMEKFPAGSIEGTVFAHPDCTRVIEIAFKWQDVGNVTDLTVIDGVADIGNRYVIENKCSNVDIINKAQKNLVVANDLEDIVVVNTDDAVYVSKKESVEDIKDIIRDNHDRYEQYFDYNRLSYREWGIHELLTSANGYKVKKVTVFPGMSMNLHQHEFRSEHWSVVEGVATITLGTQERDYHKFESVFVPIGMQHKVANHTDKNVVIIEVGIGDMLTDNDMVKIYGQDNNNSGPVSDIVKLDPAFKDNLWGGTKLRTVFGKKCDYDIIAESWELSAHPDGQSRIAEGRYRGMLFNDYLRRIGKEALGWKCQALDRFPILIKFIDAKQPLSVQIHPDDEYALEVEGEYGKNEVWYILDCEPGASLYCGLKRKTTKEEIRDRIANNTITEILNEVKVKKGDVVFIKAGTIHAIGAGILICEIQQNSNSTYRLYDYDRRDKYGNLRELHLEKALDVVDVEPYVRNNNKQEILVQNDNYEMERLVQCKYFECFKYAVKDEAKIMVDDASFISVIFVSGRGSITVDSRTLEFKAGESFFVTAGKKNIIIHGESECIVTHV, from the coding sequence ATGAAATGTTTGATTCTTGCCGGAGGTACAGGTGATACACTCTGGCCGTTATCAAGAAAGAACTACCCTAAGCAGTTCATGAACATCAAGGAGGGACGTTCCCTTCTTCAGGAGACGATTGTGCGTAACATGACCTTCTGTGATGAATTTATTATAATAACCAATGAGAATTATCTGAATATAGTTGAGGGCCAGATGAAGGCGTTTCAGGGTCTCAGATACAGAGTAATTCTTGAAGGAAAGCCACGTGGTACAGCTCCGGCAATTGCACTGGGATGTATGTTCTGCAACCAGTCAGAGCTTATATTTGTAGTATCAGCAGATAACCTTATCGAGGGTAAGGAATACCAGACAGCAATACTTGAAGCCAAAGAGATGGTTAAAAAGGATGGTGTTATCGTATCATTTGGTGTAAAGCCATATAAGCCGTCGTCATCATATGGATATATTAAGCATAAAGATAATACAATACAGGAATTTGTAGAACGCGCACCTATAGAGGAGGCTGCAGAATACACATATGACAAAGGATATCTGTGGAACAGCGGTCTGTTCGTATTCCGTGCGGGAGACTATCTTAATATGCTTGCTAACTGCAACAGACAGATGTATGACTGCTGCGTTGATGCAAGAAGAAAAGTAGTAGCTATAAGAGGCGTTGTAACATTTCCTGAGTTCATTATGGAGAAGTTCCCGGCAGGAAGCATAGAGGGGACAGTGTTTGCACATCCGGACTGCACACGCGTGATTGAGATAGCATTCAAGTGGCAGGATGTAGGTAATGTTACAGATCTTACGGTAATTGACGGTGTTGCAGATATCGGCAACCGGTATGTAATTGAGAACAAATGCAGCAACGTAGACATAATTAATAAGGCACAGAAGAATCTTGTAGTTGCCAATGACCTCGAGGATATCGTGGTTGTCAATACAGACGATGCCGTATATGTATCTAAGAAGGAATCTGTGGAAGATATCAAAGATATCATACGCGACAATCATGACAGATATGAACAGTATTTTGATTACAACCGCCTTTCGTACAGAGAGTGGGGAATACATGAACTCCTGACATCAGCTAACGGATATAAGGTTAAGAAGGTAACCGTATTCCCGGGAATGAGCATGAATCTTCACCAGCATGAGTTCAGAAGCGAGCACTGGTCTGTAGTTGAGGGCGTTGCGACTATTACACTCGGAACGCAGGAGAGAGATTACCATAAGTTTGAGAGTGTATTCGTTCCAATAGGAATGCAGCACAAGGTTGCCAACCATACAGATAAGAATGTTGTAATAATTGAGGTAGGCATAGGTGATATGCTTACAGATAACGATATGGTCAAGATATACGGACAGGACAATAATAACAGTGGTCCCGTATCGGATATAGTAAAGCTTGACCCGGCATTCAAGGATAATCTGTGGGGCGGAACCAAGCTACGTACTGTATTCGGCAAAAAATGTGACTATGATATCATTGCGGAAAGCTGGGAGTTATCGGCACATCCTGACGGACAGAGCAGAATAGCTGAAGGAAGATACAGAGGAATGCTCTTCAATGACTATCTGAGAAGAATAGGCAAGGAGGCACTCGGATGGAAGTGTCAGGCGCTTGACAGATTTCCGATTCTTATAAAGTTTATAGATGCAAAGCAGCCGCTGTCCGTACAGATTCACCCGGATGATGAATATGCACTTGAGGTTGAGGGTGAGTATGGTAAAAATGAAGTATGGTATATACTTGACTGCGAGCCCGGAGCAAGCCTGTATTGCGGACTTAAGAGAAAGACAACCAAGGAAGAGATACGTGACAGAATTGCCAATAATACAATCACCGAGATTCTTAATGAAGTTAAGGTCAAGAAAGGTGATGTAGTATTTATCAAGGCAGGAACTATCCATGCAATAGGTGCCGGAATACTCATCTGTGAGATACAGCAGAATTCCAACAGCACATATCGTCTGTATGATTATGACAGGCGTGACAAATATGGCAATCTTAGGGAGCTTCATCTTGAGAAGGCACTTGATGTAGTTGATGTTGAACCATATGTGCGCAATAACAACAAGCAGGAGATTCTCGTACAGAATGATAATTACGAGATGGAAAGGCTTGTACAGTGCAAATACTTTGAGTGCTTTAAGTATGCGGTCAAAGATGAGGCAAAGATAATGGTTGATGACGCTTCATTTATCTCAGTAATATTCGTAAGCGGAAGAGGCAGCATAACTGTGGATTCAAGGACTCTTGAATTCAAAGCCGGGGAGAGTTTTTTCGTTACTGCAGGTAAGAAGAACATAATCATTCATGGAGAAAGTGAGTGCATAGTTACACATGTTTAA
- a CDS encoding YfhO family protein, producing the protein MFNGNRKNARIYSYLIPPVVTSLGMILIMIIKQIYPFGQMGFGYNDNMHQVVPMYSLIWDVLHGRASSVYSLQMGMGTDLSAMKSVFSMSSPFNLLLYLVPRSHILGFIPVMTIIKMACMSVAMYFFLNHDKRFSGTPYSFKALFSIMYSFSGYVLLYASCFSPWMDVAAVFPLFMLAYNKMQEGGGRLFYIIMTAVMLIMNSGLGMMALLYAGIITGIYAIVVIGMRRDLRLNEKAYAAGRLVGGITVSTLAGAGLAAFAVLPCAIKMWEGSQAAGRSIWTKYYETITSELYVSQLGIFQHFMILYGMSFAFAMIIIGVIKYKKEVRITRYMLISLLITLIPLIIDKTERIWNLKEYSGYSVHFGFITAFAVISTGAYFAGKPLNIEKTGKKNTEYNVEAVFEPLERLVYLLAGMVQCAIWAYIYNKLELNETFHALLYFVFVFMVMLVFNIAVCLINKRVFCAKCCYVTVAIEIFAGAYAMIGTPRFYDFSSEQSANYAIQAVSAANGLDVSSSSTDGIRSPDMSLGTNYSTVFQRPTVSSDFDSYCRNGMAEKLGYGVYNKTNADVGGTVFSDAVLHITQIVSRADEDTALYKNLNEYDGFRLYDSIYTLPYAMTVVPDIEGYEISHSYDSWIDSNNVIYRAITGRDEDIVSEAHITESDSGSYTVSIDGRKALYIRLDTDIPVNVSANGNVTAVPKAGALNNTLYGPDDSPRLLYLGIFENEEVAIAVNDMAGNDAIPDIAGIDAGVLDMGRLSVVCNMMKSNKGLSASLYRVKHGNEIKIIANAQDGRSMLLLPVRYDDNWDAETNGNSTSIVPVAGGMMMGVMLENGNNTIEMTFTPAGTQTGMAVSVFTFLILVAACSFASQREISISHELSRTFAVVFIIMWVLFVIAMFVVPFVATVVKLIAEV; encoded by the coding sequence ATGTTTAATGGTAATCGTAAAAATGCCAGGATTTATTCATACCTGATACCACCGGTTGTTACAAGTCTTGGCATGATTCTGATTATGATAATCAAGCAGATTTATCCGTTCGGACAGATGGGCTTTGGTTATAATGACAATATGCATCAGGTTGTACCGATGTACAGCCTTATTTGGGATGTCCTGCATGGCAGGGCATCTTCTGTTTATAGTCTTCAGATGGGAATGGGAACTGATCTGTCGGCAATGAAATCGGTATTTTCAATGTCAAGCCCATTCAATCTGCTGTTATATCTTGTGCCGAGAAGCCATATACTGGGATTTATTCCGGTAATGACAATAATAAAGATGGCGTGCATGTCGGTTGCAATGTACTTCTTTCTGAATCATGACAAGAGATTCTCGGGAACGCCATATTCATTCAAGGCATTATTTTCAATAATGTATTCCTTCAGCGGATATGTTCTTTTGTATGCTTCATGTTTCTCACCATGGATGGACGTTGCAGCAGTATTTCCGCTCTTTATGCTTGCATATAATAAGATGCAGGAGGGCGGAGGCAGGCTGTTTTACATAATAATGACGGCAGTCATGCTGATTATGAATAGCGGACTTGGAATGATGGCATTGTTATATGCCGGCATAATTACGGGAATATATGCAATCGTTGTAATCGGAATGCGCAGAGACCTTAGGCTTAATGAAAAGGCTTATGCCGCAGGCAGGCTTGTTGGCGGAATAACAGTGTCAACACTTGCCGGTGCCGGGCTCGCGGCGTTTGCAGTACTGCCTTGTGCGATAAAGATGTGGGAAGGCAGTCAGGCAGCAGGACGGAGCATATGGACGAAGTATTACGAGACGATAACATCGGAGCTGTATGTCTCACAGCTTGGAATATTCCAGCACTTTATGATTCTGTATGGGATGTCATTTGCATTTGCAATGATTATTATAGGAGTTATTAAGTACAAGAAGGAAGTACGCATAACAAGATATATGCTTATCTCGCTTTTGATAACGCTGATTCCTCTTATTATTGATAAGACGGAAAGAATATGGAATCTTAAGGAGTACTCGGGATACAGCGTCCATTTTGGATTTATAACTGCATTTGCTGTTATAAGTACCGGTGCATATTTTGCCGGCAAGCCGCTCAATATAGAGAAAACCGGAAAAAAGAATACGGAGTACAATGTTGAAGCAGTGTTTGAACCGCTTGAGAGGCTTGTTTATCTGCTTGCAGGAATGGTGCAGTGTGCAATATGGGCATATATATATAATAAGCTTGAGCTTAATGAGACATTTCACGCGCTTTTGTATTTTGTCTTTGTATTCATGGTGATGCTGGTGTTTAATATAGCGGTCTGCCTGATTAACAAAAGGGTATTCTGCGCAAAATGCTGTTATGTAACTGTTGCAATAGAGATTTTTGCCGGTGCATATGCAATGATAGGAACGCCGCGATTCTATGATTTCAGTTCGGAGCAGAGTGCCAACTATGCGATTCAGGCGGTCAGTGCAGCTAACGGTCTGGATGTAAGCTCATCATCCACAGATGGAATCAGGAGTCCGGATATGAGCCTTGGAACGAATTATTCAACGGTATTTCAGAGACCTACGGTTTCAAGCGATTTTGACTCATATTGCAGGAATGGAATGGCGGAGAAGCTGGGATACGGAGTGTATAATAAGACAAATGCAGATGTCGGCGGAACTGTATTCTCAGATGCGGTTCTTCACATAACACAGATTGTAAGCAGGGCAGATGAAGACACGGCTTTGTATAAGAATCTGAATGAATATGACGGATTCAGATTATATGATTCCATATATACACTGCCATATGCCATGACGGTGGTTCCGGATATTGAAGGTTATGAGATATCACATTCATATGACAGCTGGATAGACAGTAATAATGTTATCTATCGTGCGATAACCGGAAGAGACGAGGACATAGTATCAGAAGCGCATATTACAGAATCAGATTCCGGCAGTTACACAGTCAGTATTGACGGAAGGAAGGCATTGTATATAAGACTGGATACGGATATTCCCGTAAATGTATCCGCAAACGGTAATGTTACGGCAGTCCCAAAGGCGGGAGCGCTTAATAATACGCTGTACGGACCTGACGACAGCCCGCGGCTTCTTTATCTTGGCATATTTGAGAATGAAGAAGTTGCAATAGCGGTTAATGATATGGCAGGTAATGATGCAATTCCGGATATTGCCGGTATTGATGCAGGCGTGCTTGATATGGGACGCCTTTCAGTAGTATGTAATATGATGAAAAGCAATAAAGGACTTAGTGCATCATTATACAGAGTCAAGCACGGCAATGAGATTAAGATTATTGCCAATGCACAGGATGGAAGGAGCATGCTTTTGCTGCCGGTCAGATATGATGATAACTGGGATGCAGAGACTAACGGAAACAGTACTTCAATCGTACCGGTTGCCGGAGGAATGATGATGGGGGTAATGCTTGAGAATGGCAATAATACCATTGAGATGACATTTACTCCGGCTGGAACACAGACCGGAATGGCAGTAAGTGTATTTACATTCCTGATTCTTGTAGCAGCATGTTCATTTGCATCGCAGAGAGAGATTAGCATAAGCCATGAGCTGAGCAGGACATTTGCGGTTGTGTTTATCATTATGTGGGTACTGTTTGTGATTGCAATGTTTGTGGTGCCTTTTGTGGCAACAGTGGTGAAGCTGATAGCAGAAGTGTAA
- a CDS encoding ribose-phosphate pyrophosphokinase, whose product MPRDERHTETIPVGALGIIPTVSCQSLGEKVNNYLVQWREQRENEHTGTLAFTGYRRDSYIIDAKTPRFGSGEGKGEINETVRGYDIYIMVDVCNYSLTYSLSGNINHMSPDDHYQDVKRIIAACGGKAKRINVIMPFLYESRQHRRSSRESLDCALALQELTSMGVDNIITFDAHDPRVQNAIPLNGFESVQATYQFIKYLLLGIDDLQIDSDHMMIISPDEGGMSRAVYFANVLGIDMGMFYKRRDYTRIVNGRNPIVAHEFLGSDVEGKDVIIIDDMISSGDSILDVATELKRRKARRVFACATFGLFTNGFKKIDEAYENGIIDHILTTNLVYQPEQLLTKPWYINVDMSKYIALLIDTLNHDASISDILNPVERIQKRVNEYNEAHKH is encoded by the coding sequence ATGCCACGCGACGAACGTCACACAGAAACTATCCCTGTTGGTGCTCTGGGTATAATCCCAACAGTCAGCTGCCAGTCACTTGGCGAGAAGGTTAACAACTATCTCGTACAGTGGAGAGAGCAGCGCGAGAATGAGCACACAGGTACTCTCGCTTTCACAGGTTACAGAAGGGACTCCTACATCATAGATGCCAAGACTCCACGTTTTGGTTCAGGTGAAGGCAAGGGCGAGATTAACGAGACTGTAAGAGGTTACGATATCTATATCATGGTTGATGTCTGCAACTACAGCCTCACATATTCACTCAGCGGCAACATTAATCATATGTCTCCTGATGACCACTATCAGGATGTTAAGAGAATTATTGCTGCCTGCGGCGGTAAGGCTAAGAGAATTAACGTAATCATGCCTTTCCTTTATGAGAGCCGTCAGCACAGACGTTCAAGCCGTGAGTCTCTTGACTGTGCACTTGCACTTCAGGAGCTTACGAGCATGGGTGTTGATAACATAATTACATTTGATGCACATGACCCACGTGTACAGAATGCTATTCCTCTTAACGGTTTCGAATCAGTACAGGCTACTTACCAATTCATTAAGTACCTGCTTCTCGGAATTGATGACCTTCAGATTGATTCTGATCACATGATGATTATCAGCCCTGATGAGGGTGGTATGAGCCGCGCAGTATATTTTGCCAACGTACTTGGAATTGATATGGGTATGTTCTATAAGAGACGTGACTACACAAGAATCGTTAACGGACGTAATCCTATCGTTGCTCATGAGTTCCTTGGCTCAGATGTTGAGGGCAAGGATGTTATCATCATTGATGATATGATTTCATCAGGTGACAGTATTCTTGACGTTGCAACAGAGCTTAAGCGCCGCAAGGCAAGACGTGTATTCGCATGTGCTACATTCGGTCTGTTCACTAACGGATTCAAGAAGATTGATGAAGCTTATGAGAATGGTATTATTGACCACATTCTCACAACTAACCTTGTATACCAGCCGGAGCAGCTTCTTACAAAGCCTTGGTATATCAATGTTGATATGAGTAAGTATATCGCTCTTCTTATCGATACACTTAACCACGATGCTTCTATCAGCGATATTCTTAACCCTGTTGAGAGAATCCAGAAGAGAGTTAATGAGTATAACGAAGCTCACAAGCATTAA
- a CDS encoding ATP-binding protein → MSLTNSQHDAIMRIYGNIQTRNRRIHDERVEEVYAACPRIPEIENEIIDLSARSAPIIIRGDEGAMEEYRRELARLNNEHERLLAVSGFPKDYLAPIYDCPVCHDTGLADGRQCACFKKKVVDMFYMRSNLKNIVASENFGTFSFDWYSKTDIDKTTGLSSYDNMKNVMSICRQFINDFDKGFHNLLIYGAPGVGKTFLSNCIAKELLDSSHSVIYLTAVELFDAFGNFNDEDDDEGTAVEYILDCDLLIIDDLGTELSNSFTNSKLFYCINERMLKRRATIISTNLSLGELSSVYSERLMSRITSTYTILKVFGKDIRLQKRSRQLNTGR, encoded by the coding sequence ATGTCACTTACCAATTCGCAGCATGACGCAATAATGAGAATATATGGCAATATACAGACGCGCAACCGTCGCATTCATGATGAACGCGTTGAAGAAGTCTATGCGGCATGCCCGCGTATACCTGAGATTGAGAACGAGATAATAGACCTCTCCGCAAGAAGTGCACCTATTATAATACGCGGTGACGAAGGTGCAATGGAAGAATACAGGCGCGAGCTTGCGAGGCTTAATAATGAACATGAGCGTCTGCTTGCAGTATCAGGCTTTCCTAAGGATTATCTTGCTCCGATATATGACTGTCCTGTCTGCCACGATACCGGGCTTGCAGATGGCAGACAGTGCGCATGTTTTAAGAAAAAGGTTGTGGACATGTTTTACATGCGTTCAAACCTCAAGAACATTGTTGCTTCCGAGAATTTCGGAACCTTTTCATTTGACTGGTATTCTAAGACCGATATTGATAAGACTACCGGACTTTCTTCTTATGATAATATGAAGAATGTAATGTCGATATGCCGCCAGTTTATTAATGATTTTGACAAGGGCTTCCATAATCTTCTTATATACGGAGCCCCTGGTGTCGGCAAGACATTTCTCTCCAACTGTATTGCCAAGGAGCTTCTTGATTCATCACACAGCGTAATCTATCTCACTGCCGTTGAACTGTTTGATGCATTTGGCAATTTTAATGATGAGGATGATGACGAAGGTACTGCCGTTGAGTATATTCTCGACTGTGACCTTCTTATAATAGATGACCTTGGAACTGAGCTTTCCAATTCATTTACCAACTCGAAGCTGTTCTACTGTATTAACGAACGCATGCTCAAGCGCAGGGCCACGATAATATCTACCAACCTGAGCCTTGGAGAGCTTAGCAGTGTATATTCTGAACGCCTTATGTCGAGAATAACAAGTACATACACAATCCTTAAGGTATTCGGAAAGGATATACGTCTCCAGAAGCGCAGCAGGCAGCTTAACACAGGCCGCTAA
- a CDS encoding DnaD domain protein: protein MRPLTLQSRITLNYTLVPDYFLDNYMPKASGEFVKIYLYILRCLGSGTPAAACDVLKNGCASYSGSDDCFCVSFLADRLNLTENDVMRALKYWENEGLLILTYANASSGSGASDGELTGITLADITMSVEDTFGTAANETAVTSQTTAPAAMISAPEVSVPEASVPEKPSYTAAQLKEFAANEELSQLLYIAQMYLGKTLTATETNSMIFFYDTLKMSADVIEYLLEYCISKEHRSMRYIEKVAIDWAEHGISSLKEAREYSDSKSEDMFAVMNAFGITGRSAAKVERDYIRKWRETYGFNTDIIVEACSRTIKSTHQPSFEYADSILTQWNERRIKSVDDIKALDAEYDKTRKASAASAGNSTGQASRSKSAGNNRFNNFSQRDYNYDELETQFVSRELV, encoded by the coding sequence ATGAGACCACTTACTTTACAATCCAGAATTACGCTTAATTACACACTTGTACCTGACTATTTTTTAGATAATTACATGCCTAAGGCAAGTGGTGAATTCGTTAAGATATACTTATATATATTGAGATGTCTTGGCTCAGGCACACCAGCCGCTGCATGTGATGTTCTTAAGAATGGCTGTGCTTCATACTCAGGCAGTGATGACTGCTTCTGCGTCTCTTTTCTTGCAGACAGGCTTAATCTTACTGAGAACGATGTTATGCGTGCACTTAAGTACTGGGAGAATGAAGGTCTTCTGATTCTTACATATGCTAATGCTTCATCAGGCAGCGGAGCATCCGACGGTGAACTGACAGGCATCACACTTGCAGATATTACAATGTCCGTTGAAGACACTTTCGGCACTGCTGCCAATGAGACAGCGGTGACCAGCCAGACAACTGCTCCGGCTGCAATGATATCAGCTCCCGAAGTGTCTGTTCCTGAAGCATCTGTTCCTGAGAAGCCTTCATATACGGCAGCACAGCTTAAGGAATTTGCTGCCAATGAAGAGTTAAGCCAGCTTCTCTATATTGCCCAGATGTATCTTGGCAAGACGCTTACAGCAACTGAGACTAATTCGATGATTTTCTTCTACGATACTTTGAAGATGTCTGCCGATGTAATAGAATATCTTCTTGAATACTGCATTTCCAAGGAACACAGAAGTATGCGCTATATAGAGAAGGTTGCGATTGACTGGGCTGAACATGGTATATCATCTCTTAAAGAGGCGAGGGAATATTCTGACAGTAAGTCCGAGGACATGTTTGCCGTTATGAATGCATTCGGAATAACAGGACGCAGCGCCGCCAAAGTTGAGCGCGATTATATCCGCAAGTGGCGTGAAACATACGGCTTTAACACTGATATAATTGTAGAAGCATGCAGCCGTACAATTAAGTCTACACATCAGCCAAGCTTTGAATATGCCGATTCTATTCTCACACAGTGGAATGAACGCCGCATAAAGTCCGTTGATGACATTAAGGCTCTTGACGCCGAGTATGACAAGACACGTAAGGCCTCTGCTGCATCTGCCGGTAATTCCACGGGACAGGCCTCAAGAAGCAAGTCTGCCGGCAATAACAGATTTAACAATTTCTCACAAAGAGATTATAATTACGATGAGCTTGAGACACAGTTTGTAAGCCGCGAGCTTGTTTAA
- the murC gene encoding UDP-N-acetylmuramate--L-alanine ligase, producing MYKINFDNPIHVHFIGIGGISMSGLAMILCNKNFTVSGSDSARSPLTTHLESLGCHIAYPQSADNITPDIDLVVYTAAIHPDNPEYAQAVRAGIPMMARAELLGQIMANYKTAVNIAGTHGKTTTTSMLSEILLAADADPTISVGGILKDIGGNIRIGRSDLFVTEACEYTNSFLSFNPTMNIILNVKEDHLDFFKDLADIRASFRRFVERLPEGGTLIINSDIEDYEYFCKGLNVKVITVGSDPDKSTYSARGIAYDDLGRCHYTLLKNGEPYGIGEESSIDLMVPGIHNVYNSLAAIAAALELDIPIAAIKKGLAEFYGTNRRFERKGVFNGVTVVDDYAHHPDEIKATLAAAGHYPHKTLWVAFQPHLYSRTKLLLDRFAAELSAADKVILADIYAARETNTYGISSEDLMNKIKALGTECYYFHTFDEIEKFLQKNCINGDLLITMGAGDIYKVGEDLVK from the coding sequence ATGTACAAAATTAATTTTGATAATCCCATACATGTTCATTTTATAGGAATAGGCGGGATCAGTATGAGCGGTCTTGCAATGATTCTCTGCAATAAGAATTTCACCGTATCGGGATCAGACTCAGCACGCAGTCCTCTTACAACGCATCTTGAGTCACTCGGATGCCACATTGCTTATCCACAGAGCGCAGACAACATAACACCGGATATTGATCTTGTAGTATATACGGCTGCAATCCATCCGGATAACCCTGAATACGCCCAGGCAGTCAGGGCCGGTATTCCAATGATGGCAAGGGCTGAGCTTCTCGGTCAGATAATGGCTAACTATAAGACCGCTGTTAACATTGCCGGTACACATGGCAAGACGACTACAACTTCCATGCTTTCAGAGATTCTTCTCGCCGCCGATGCTGACCCTACAATATCTGTCGGCGGAATTCTCAAAGATATAGGCGGCAATATAAGAATTGGCCGATCAGACCTTTTTGTTACCGAAGCATGCGAATATACCAACAGTTTCCTTTCATTTAATCCAACAATGAACATTATTCTTAATGTTAAGGAGGATCATCTTGATTTCTTCAAGGATCTTGCTGACATACGTGCATCTTTCAGACGCTTTGTTGAGAGGCTTCCTGAAGGCGGAACACTTATCATCAACAGTGATATCGAGGATTATGAGTATTTCTGTAAAGGGCTCAATGTGAAGGTTATCACAGTAGGTTCCGATCCTGACAAGAGTACCTACAGTGCCCGCGGAATAGCATATGATGACCTTGGTCGCTGTCATTACACACTCCTTAAGAACGGGGAGCCTTATGGAATCGGTGAGGAATCTTCAATTGACCTGATGGTTCCGGGAATACACAATGTATACAATTCACTTGCTGCGATTGCTGCAGCTCTTGAACTTGATATTCCTATTGCCGCAATTAAGAAAGGGCTTGCTGAATTCTACGGAACTAACCGCAGATTTGAGCGCAAAGGCGTCTTCAACGGCGTAACTGTTGTCGACGATTACGCACATCACCCTGATGAGATAAAAGCTACCCTCGCTGCGGCAGGCCATTATCCGCACAAGACATTGTGGGTTGCATTCCAGCCGCACCTTTATTCAAGAACCAAGCTGCTTCTTGACCGCTTTGCTGCTGAGCTTTCCGCTGCCGACAAGGTGATTCTTGCGGATATTTACGCTGCAAGAGAGACCAATACTTACGGAATAAGCTCGGAAGACCTTATGAATAAGATTAAGGCTCTCGGAACCGAATGCTATTATTTCCACACTTTCGATGAAATAGAAAAATTTTTACAAAAAAATTGTATCAACGGTGATTTGTTGATAACAATGGGTGCAGGAGACATTTACAAAGTTGGTGAAGATCTCGTGAAATAG